The window TATTATTTAGTTCAGTAAATTCAGAGTATTTTTGAAGTAATCATTAAAGggtagttcaccccaaaatgaaaataatgtcatttattactcaccctcatgccgttccacacccgtaagaccttcgttcaacttcggaacaaaaattaagatatttttgttgaaatcctatggctcagtgaggcttctatagccagcaatgacatttcttctctcaagatccgttaacgtactaaaaacatatttaaatcagttcatgtgagtacagtggttcaatattaatattataaagccatgagaatatttttggtgcggcaaaaaacaaaacaacgacttatatagtgatgaacgatttcaaaacactgcttcaggaagcttcgaagtgttatgattcttctgtgtcaaatcatgattcggatggcgtgtcaaaccgccaaactgctgaaatcacgtgactttggcgctccgaaccgctgattcgacacgctgattcataatgctccgaagcttcctgaagcagtgttttgaaattggcaaTCACTATATAAAtcgttattatttttttttttttttggcacaccaaaaatattctcgttgctttataatattaatattgaaccactgtacttacatgaacttatttaaatatgtttttagtacctttatggattgagagaggaaatgtcattgctccctatgcaggcctcacggagccatcggatttcaacaaaaatatcttaatttgcgttccgaagattaacgaaggtcttatgggtgtggaacggcatgagggcgagtaataaatgacagaatttaaatttttgggtgaactaaccctttaagaggtcattctaaaattactaaattacTGCTATTCCTTTGCTTCTAAAATGTGTATAAGtcgaaaaaagagaaaaacgcAAACGCGCTGACAACAGAGCACATGGCTTTGGTTTTCTTTTCCTGTACCTTTAAATCTGTACAAACGTTTGAGGCGAGCACCCTCTGTCGGGTGAATAAGTTTGCTGAGCCTTGTCTCCCGTATCTTTTGCCAAATTTACACTGAAGTGCCATTTTATGTctttacacagactgtttatTGCTTTTCAGAGgtggcataaatgcatttacacagcaaTTACTAGTATATTTTGATACCGGTGTTGAGGTGAGTCAGACCTGACACCATTTAATCTTGCTTAAATATTAAGCAGGCACAGAGCAGCTCAGTTCAGATGTCATGGAGCACTCACGGAATGAGCTGAtgaactgaattaaacataagtTAGACATATATTGTGCAGTGTTGAATAGCTTCCATGACCAGCATTAGTGAGAAATGTACAAATCTACCCCACTCagacttatttttaataaattcctACTCCAACATCATTCAACAATGGAGTAGTCCTTACATCTTTACTATTTGAATAACCAGATTGTCAAAACTTTAAGGTTCTTAATGTAGTTTTTGAATGCATCTTactaaaaatgtatgtacatgCACAAAGAATTATGTTTTTAACCATTGTTCAGAGCACACTTGATTAAGTTATTCAATAAAACCTGGCCAAAGCAATTCAGTTTTTAAATCTTACATTCATCTAAATGCAACGCAATGACAAACATGCATTTGCCTTAATAGGGCCAAGCAGGCTCTGGTGATTACATGTTCAATGAGGTCATTTGAATTTGGCATTGAACGTTCACACAGCTAAGATTACATTTGTCAGCTGTCATCTTGGCTGGCATCATTACTTATAAAGATAGGAATAACATTATGCTGAATGACACTGCATTTAATAAGAAAGTCATCATTgttatttatgaaatattgcagtgattattacaACTGATTTATACAGGCATGCACATTTTTTATATTCATGTGCCCCCATGTTCTTTAAGCAAAAACATGAACTCCTCCTAACAACACCTCTTCTCTGATGGCATGTGCACCGGTGGGACAATAACCTCTTCCCCACAGTAAtcagtctcacacacacacacacagcaattacaaaattacaacataatccaatcaattcctgatggatgAAATAATGACCCACCCTACATTTTGTTCCTTATTCAAGACATTTCACTCAGACATAGGTCACAATATAGTAGAGCCCCTAAGGAGACAAAGTAAcccaaaacaataaaaataaaaaaggaggGAAGTGAAAATTTTATATCAATGCTTTTGCATCCTCTTGCAAAAGTATTGCATTCCACTGAGAAACTTTACATTCCCTCGCAAAACCACATTACTATGTCCCTTTGGGAGTTCTGTACAATAGGGGGAAAAGGGCATGTGCAATTTCAGTTTCAtgtcaacttttaaaaaaggctTGAATGAATGggtcgcaaaaaaaaaaaaattctagcaAAGCTCCTCCATTGGACCACCATTCATAGTGACCATGTCtatttttatacatatacacatgGTATATTCAAAATCTTAAGACACAATATAGACTTGTTTGAAGAACAGAGGTAAAAGTTACCTGGAGGGCAAGTCTATTAACAAAAACTGCTGTGACCAGATTCAGTGAAGTACTGAACTCCTAACTAAATGTCTTCACTAAACTACTAGATTTGAGCTAGACCAGCAAGTTCATTATTAATCTTAAgcaacaaaacagacaaattTTAAGAATTAAAGAGAAACTGAAACAAGAGGTATTACGTTTAATGTCATTGTTCCCCTTTATTTTCAGGCTTTGATACAAATTAAAGGCCTACAAGACTTAATctgcaaatgaaaacaaaacagcgAAGGCAACTCATCAGACAAAGATGGACAACTGAAGgaggtggtggtggggaggaggGAGGGAACTTGGATGGGAATGTTGTGGTTAGCGGCAGGATTTAAGAAAGGGGGCACTGAGGGGTACTAGACTAGGGTTTGGGTGAATGTTAGTGGAAGGGGTGTTTACAATTGGCCACAGTTCGCAATGGCAACCTTGGCACTGGTCTTTCCACTGCTAGAACCGTAGCCCTCCACCTTCTTGATGATGTCCAGGCCATCCACAACCTCTCCGAAGACAACATGCTTGCCGTCCAGCCTGGTGGAAAGAAATCGTGGATGAAAAGTCAGGACAGGACAAGACACTCCACAGCATGGATCCAGGAGTGTTTTAACATGGTCATTCACAATTCTTTTGCTCACCATGAAGTCTTTTCTGTGCAGATGAAGAACTGGGAACCATTGGTGTTGGGGCCTGCATTGGCCATGGACAGGATGCCACTGCCAGTGTGTTTCAGGGTAAAGTTCTCATCCTCAAACTTGCTGCCATAAATTGACTTGCCACCAGTTCCATCGTGTTTCGTGAAGTCACCTCCCTGTATCCAAAGGTCTCAAGATTAGAACTGAGTGTCAAAAAACTACTAAGATCACAGAAGGCTATTGGGACTAAATCTTTTATACCTGGCACATGAAGCCGGGGATGACACGATGGAAGGTGGATCCTTTGTAGCCATAGCCAGGCTGACCTGTGCACAACTGCCTGAAGTTCTCTGCAAGATGACAGACAGGTGATGAGTACTTTTATGATCACACACACGGGAAAAgtactaataataaaataaatataaatacctGCAGTTCTGGGGACAACATCAGCTCTCAGCTGTTAAAAGAAAACGTcacaaattaacatttaaaatgactgcagcagcaataaggTGTTCAAGTGAGTGACTACATCATGCAGCCAATTAAGCGAAATAGAAACAAGCTCGTGTGGAGACCGAGTGTCTCATCTTCATGCGACTGACAAACACCTCCAGTTCATGCAGCCTGACAAACACCTCCAGTTAAACCGCGACAATGCAGAAGACAAAATAATCTGGGCTTTCAAGGCAGTGCAGCACATTGTACAGTTTTGCTCGCACAAAATGTATTGACTGTAGACTCACTTTAAGTGCTTATAAGAAATCCTGACCACGCGCGTCTGTAACATTTTCTGAGTTttactagactaaaactaaaatggcCGCTCAGAAAGTATACATTTACTAGCGCAAGTAATGCAGtgttaaacactttttttaataCCCCCTCCTCCAAATTAACTTTAATATTAGTCAAATTCAAAAGTACAactacatttgaaaaaaaaaacaaggagtCTAGCGGCTAGTGTATGGAAATCTCAGCCTGGGCTGCGAGAACGGTACCCTCCCATCCCCCTCCACACACCCCGGCGAACTTTCCAGAACATCTTTCCACAGAGATTGCCGGATGCGATTTCAGCATCCGGcatatatttgataaaaatatatttaaaaaataaataagcgCTGACTTTGTCGCAATTGTTTGAGTTTCTGTGTGGCATGAAGTTTGGACACCGCAAAATAAAGTCGCCTTCAGAGAATCCGGGTTAAACAAAAGATCTGTGGCCCATTCATTCAATGCGTACTGCTGCATGATACATTTCTGCATTCTTCCCAAAGCAAGCGCTGGAACCGCAAAGTCTTTGTCTATTCTGTGGTAAACTCTTCGTATGAGACAAGTTATTCTGTCAGTAAACTTTATTGGCAGCATTCAAGAATATAAGCGTGCTGTAGGTGAAGTACCACGTAGGGTTAACGCGGCCTAGTGCGGCGCGTGCTTAGTATTACAGCTTTACTTGCAAAGTAGGTTTTGCCGATACCTACGTTATATAACAATAACAGCAGTTTTATGCAAATACCTCAAAGCGTCACTATGGAAATGAACAATTTATAGCCCGACTGATGAAATCTAACATTAAAACCCTACATACTGCCAGATTCACAACATCACTGTTGCTCGTTGCACAATGCTGCAAAATTGTACACGGGATTAACGTTAGATATAAATCAAGCAAGCCGTTTTGGCCGGGAGTATTTATAGCACCGTTAGGCTAAAGGTTATACATTTGTTTGCCAGGTAATTGCACAAACAGGTTAAGCATGACTGAATCATGAGATTTGTCTAGCAGAAATGCAAAACACTTAAATGGTACAAGGATATTCAAGTTCTGCAGCACAGCAGGGTTTAGGTGCACATAACATAAGGTAGCCTAGCACATGCGGCTATCGATGAGACCCGCTCAAGAAAGGCGTTTGCACGACTTGCAGGAAAAATGTCAGTGAGTTGTTCCTTGCAATAAGGCTaaggtgaaattaaaaatattatgtgaAGCTTTACCTCCATAATCACTCTTCCAAGTGGATTGCCGTTGGCGGTGAGATCGAAGAAAACTCTAGGCCTTGCCATggctttaaattattttgcgCTTAGATGATGCTCGGCTGAAGCGCCTCAACAGTGTGTCACTAACTGCCTTGGAATGGAGGAAAGACCAGATGAAGGCCGCCAAGCTATATAATTACAGGAGAGGGACGTCATGAAGCTGCAACTGTCCAATAAGAGCGTGTCGATGCTTTGAAAGACACAAATATGAACCAATGAAAAATCTTTATTGAGAATTTGCAGTCGACATGCGCTTTTGGGCATGCGGCAGCGGCATTAAGTCGTGTATATTGCTGTTAACATGAAATGCGTCCAATTTTGGCTTGGTGATACTTTAAAACAGGGGTGCAAAACTCAGTCCTGCAGTGTTTAGTTTCAACACGCATACCTGTAGGTTTCAAATAAGCCTGAATTACTTATTTATCTGGATCAAGTGCGTTTAGTtagggttgaagctaaactctgcagggctgtggccctccaggaactgttttttttttaaaacaaacaaacaaacacacacacacacacacacaatacaccattTGGATGTCCTGTAAGAGCAAATTCAGTGCTTTTCCAGAGATTCCAAACGTTTGAAAGTTTCATAATGACAACTCCCTCTCATTGGTCTTTAACTGACATTAATTTAGTGATCAAATTTAACACTTCAACATATCAGGAAAACGTTTTggggtttcaaatcaaaatatgactttgtCACAAAACAGGACGTCAACTTCATACATGTCCACTGTAGAGGACACCAGGACTTAAAGCATGTTTATCAGGCATTTTGGGAGACACGACAAGTGAATAgggaaataaattatatatcaatattcctatGAAATATTAGATATTATGAAAATCTTGCCAATTATTACTCACACTATTATACTTATTTTTTCCACTACATGTCGCCCCAAGAACACAATATGCAAATTATTTAGTTACAAGAAGAAGgtctagttttatttttatagtgcCTTTCCATAGCTCAAGGTCACTTTACATTGTGCACACCCACATAGACAATATAAGCCACATAAGGCAGCATATAGCCACATTATCcaaaatacatattaaatagATGTTTTTAGCTGAGTCTTGAAGGTAGACAAAGATGATATATTACAAAGTGTAAGGGGTAATGAATTCCATAATTTAGGAGCATATATAGTTACATTGTATATAATGGGAAAACCCGCTTATAATCATCTTTGTACAAAGTTTGGTATAGAAAATCCTGAaacctaaaaatgtattttaaaaaatcccattgtttttcCTTATTCAtgaatttctatttattttaaaaattgagtcctggtgtccactacagaggacatagcataacttatgaataaaatatttttctccatttttttcttatacTCTAAACAATGtaataacatgaaaaaaatactaaattcacAAAACTTAGAGACAGAGAGAGTATTTTGTCATTGATTTTAGTTAACCCTTGGGTGCTGTTCGGGGTCTTTTTGACCCAAAATGACATTtgctgaaataataataaaaaaatgtttgtctttgtCCAAATGGGACAAAAATGAGACTTTGTACAGTTGTCAACACTTTCaagatatacaaataaaaaaatgaattgggaTGATATGTTTTCACGTTAGTGTGGAAAAAAAAGTCGCAATCATGAttagaaaatggaaaaaattcatcctcaaaatcagAAACAATGCAGAACACACATAGACAGAAATGAAGTGGCACATTAAAACATCCACAATGCAAAATGATCAtgctcacacacgcacacacacacagaatccATGCTTTATCTGCTCATTTGTTATTGCTGTTCCGTTCATTGCGTTTTGATGTTCACGTCGTGTATTTGTACGTATGTAATATATGTCCATTTCTGTTGTTTATTTAGTAACTGAAGTGTAGATTAAATTAgtcagtcaagtcaagtcaagtcaagtcaagtcattaAATTAGTAGAATTATATGAAAAGCAGATGTTTGAAACAAATAATAAACTCTAAAGACTTTTCTCTTTGTAACATCTTGTTCAGGTTTGATTCtaattataatgtaattattgaaaaacagatttttttttttcagtacaaaaaaaatgctaaactttgacaaaaagtaatttttattgttataattgttattttataatatgtagatatgaatccaactggaAAAACTGTTAAacagtggagctctgcagccatctactggttaaAGTGATAattgttttacttttaaaagctgtttttgtataaaaacccattttaaaaaatgtttttttatataaatttaaaaaataacaaatcctccaaaaactgcagaAATGTGGAGTTAACACATTAATAAAcggagtaaaattacatttgtttaaaaaaaaaaaaaaaaaaaaaaaaaggtttctaAGGCTCTCTGGAGACCCCAAACAGCACAAGTGTACACCACAAATGAACAGCGCATAAaggttaatattaataaataaaaacataataaatctTCTTGTTCGGTGAAACCATGGATCTAGAACAGCCTTCTTCATCCTTTTTGACTTTAAGGCCCCCCACTGTCCAACACAATATTAAAAGGCTGAGGCCCCCTAGTGGGTTCTTGCCCCCTGGTTGAGATCCACTGATCTAGACTCCATTAGCATATGTTGTGTCATCCTCAAAAAAAGTTCATGCCATCTTGCATAACACACAATCCAGTTTTTGTAactagtaataaatgaataactTCAGGAATTTGAGAAGATTATGAGTTTATTGTATGAAGCTAAACCGTTACAAGAACAATCTGATtcctcaaaaaacaaaataaataaaataatttgctTTCTTTTTGAAAAAGCCAAAAAGATGTAACCGGTTTCTATTTAAAAGAGTGACCGCAAACAGGTGTAATTCTGTCTGTCTTGCCATATTAAATGTTCCTGCTGCTGGGTTGGGTTGTATGGCACAAGTTATCATATGGCTAGGATGGTTATGAATGGATTTTTGTCTGCATCAGGCTGCATCAATGATTAGCCAAGTGTGCAGAGTATACAATGCAATCTATAGATGATACTGGACGAGAAAAGAGGCACATACTGTAATGTAAATGTGCCGCAAAGAATTTTCCACACTGTCCTGATTTTGACATCAAGCCTTTTCTCCCctgaataaagtaatttttacataaatacaATCATACAACTGCAACATCCACTTGAGAGAACCAACTGTTTTTTCTTCATACCAGAAAACAGTGCAAAGGTACAGATAAAGTGTCATTTTTACCACTTACTTTACAATCTTGTCCACCAATGAAACACGGCAAATGTATGTGCCAAAATTCTCTCTTAttctaacaaaataaaaaacaaaagaaaacaaacatacaaattaAAGCCATATAGCCGTTGAAAGTTGGGATGCAAGTAGCATACAGAATTCATGACAACCCTACATGAAAGCTTAGGAAAAAGTGAAATTGGAGGCAAAGATGCCGATTACTATACGGGGAAGTTCTTAGCAGGATCTGAACTGTGCTTTGGTTGAAAATCCATTAGGTCCATTATTAAATTTgtgctgtttatttattttctgtggtttattatatttttgtgttgttgaACTGGGCAACAAGGGTAAATAAGACTGAACTGAAAATTGTGGATACATGATACTGAACACAGGATAAACtgtattactattatttatgGGATGAATAAAATGGTTTGGTGTAGTGTATTTGGTTGCCGGGATGAAAGGGGTGTTTgtgagtttttgttttctttgttgaTTGGAGGACAGATTTagatgtggtctttgaaggcgTCCAGGTTAAAGGCAGTGTCGAGGAAACGCTTTAGCTCCAGAAGATGGGTGTTCTTGTTGCCAGTGGCCGGGGCAGCGGCAGGCTCACGGCCAGCATACCTGTGCACAGAAAGACAGAGTGAGGATTTGTGAGAATCTGTGAGAGCACCTGCAGTGTCACAGCTCTCTATGAGAAGACGAGAGTTTACCAGACAGGCTTGGCACGATTGATGGTGGTGCGCATGCGGGGCTTGACGTAGTCATAGTATCCCTGGTTCTTATGCTCCTCTTGACACCAGACTAGGTCAGCATTGGGATATTTGTCAGTCTCTGCCTTCACCAGGTCAAATGGGAAAGGAGAGAGCTGGGGAAGAGCAAAAGCATGAATCAGTCCACCGTTTACAATATATATAGGCCATTGCTGAAAGAACCCAAGCAAGGATTGTTGAGTTTCTACTGAAGACGTCGGTACCTGCTCAATGCGAGTGATAGCCACAGAGTTCTCCATGTTACGTGCTTTGCGTTCACGTGTAAGCTCATAATAGATTTTTCCTGTACAGAAGACAATGCGCTTGACCTCTGAGGGGTTTTGAGCTGCGAGTCCATCATCTGGGATCACACGCTGGAAATAAGTGCCTGTAGAGACACGCATGCATAATGACGTTTATTAGAATGATAACAGGAGAGATCTCACATCCAATACAGACACTCCAATAACCTTTATTGACAATCAAATGGCCCTGTTCTGAACCCTCCTTTAGCTTCCCCTGTACTACTGTTATATCTAAGTGCGGGAGATGCTCTCTTTTCTCCATTATGACTTGCCAGTGATTATTAAAGGGGAATATATGTTTTGTTCCAACATCCAGATTTAATTCTTGTAATTTGTTAAGCACTGATCCCATTCCAATTGCCTTTTGTTTTTAGTGTATGTATTTAAAGCTGTTTTCAGGTCTGTAAAGGGTATAGAACATTTTACTGGTTCTTTTGATAATGCTTCTTTGGCAACATTGTCTGCTTGCTCATTACCAGAGATTCCTAAGCGGCCAGGTACCcagaagaaaataataataaaatgctgTGATTCAAGAGATGACAATAAAATCTTAACAGTGGTTGGGTGATCACTTTTTATAGATTCCAATGCTTCAAAACATGATTTTGAATcagttattattaaaaaattctgTTGTGAAAAGTTTCAATGAACTCCAATGCCAATATTAGAGCATTTGCCTCTGCAGTGAAGATTGAACTCTGGTTAGGGATACGTGTACCCTGACATAGTTGATTAGTTGCAAAAGCTGCTGCCACTTGATTTCCAGATTTAGATCCATCTGTATATACTGGGGTATGCTGTTTCTCTTATGTCAAGAAATTATTGCTGATATTCATTCGGATGAGTTTTTGATTTTTGGTTTCTTGCTAAACCCAGATGAATTTTAGGTTTCTTAAGATTCCATGGAGAAATTCTGCAAAAATGTGTCTGTTccaaaatgtttaaatccaCTTTTAGATTTTCCAGGTGGCTTTTGAGTTCAGTGGCTCTAAATGATCGGATCGCAAACAGAGAAGCAAAACTGGGTTAAAGGGTAAGAATAAAAATTCACCTACAGGGTTACATGTGCTTGCGCCATTATAGATGCTCAGTGTGATAAACTCCTGACTCCCAAGATCATCTAACTGCATGACGTAAATTACGTTAATGAtgaaatttcacatttatttgcattttattatttcaactCGTTAAGAATTTTGAATTAATCGCATGAGTTAAtgttgacagccctaataattCCCAGTGCGCACAGAATTATCAGATTACTGAGTGCAGATTACGGAGTCCTTTTTAATAATAGGTTTACAGAATCAAGTTGCTACCTACAGaataaatttgtttattttacaggtttatttttatctagttaatttttaaatgatttacttcttaattaattaaatattatgtaaaataaatagaatttaATTGTGGAAATTACACACGTTATATAGAATCTTTAAATTAGCACGATATATAGGCTTTCCTATTGGCCACTGGCCACTCTGCTCTCCAAGATATCACCTatcaaaaaaatacatattggCAGACCACAAATGAAAACTTTCCTTCTCATGTGTTTAAGCCATCAAACCAAAGTGGCACAACTGTTCTCTCTAAAATCTTCCCCCTAAAATCGATAATGAGAAAGAAACAGTTTCTGACCTGGTAGCATCTGGTCAAAGCTAGACTTTGCCTCCGGATGACGCAGAAGAGATTTGGGGGTGAAGATAAtaagctaaaaaaataaataaatcagttaaaaattctaatcattcatttaaacacCAATAATGCATTTGATGAACTAATGAACATCCAGATGCTCTCAGATAGCTGAACTCACAGGTTTCCTGAAAGGAAGAAGGATCTGCCTCCTCATCACATGGAAATAGTTGGCAGGATTTGAACAGTTTACGACAATCCAGTTGCAGTCATACAGCTGACGCACCTCAAAGTCATCAGTGATTTTCTGCAGTCGAAATTAAAGGTACATATCGATATATTCTCTCTGGGAACGGCTATGAAATCTTTGCTTATACCAACACCATATGAATGTTTATAGACATGCTAGGTAGCCAGTCTTACAGGGTTAAAGTCGGGGTCGTCATTGCACATCTGCAGGAAGCGCTCTGGACGGGCAGACGAGTGCTCTGGACCCTGTGAAGgaacaaaatgaaagaaaatcttCAAATCCTTTACAGCCAGCTCACACAGGTGAGTGTGTGCAAAAGTGGAGCATGGAGATATGAATTGTGGGTAATATAGCCATACCATCCCCTCCATGCCATGTGGCAGCAGTAAGACAATGCCATTCTGGCGGACCCATTTAGCTTGGCCAGGGCAGATGAACTGGTCTATTATACACTGAGCTGTGTTATGGAAGTCTCCAAACTGGGCCTCCCACAGAACCAGAGCATTGGGACTGGCCATGGCAAAGCCCAACTCAAAGCCTAAGAAAAAGTCACACagaatgaaagaaaacaagtttcTATGAGCGTCCTCAACCTTTCATTTAAATGCAGAGATAATTTAACATGCACTCCGAGTGCCTGAATACCTAGAACTCCATACTCAGACAGAGAGCTGTTGCAGACAGTGTACGGGGCTTGGTTAGGGGATATGTGGTTCATGGGGATGCAAATCCTCTTGTCCACATTTTGATCATGGAGAACATGATGACGGTGACTGGAAATGCAACAAACAACAGGTCAGTAATCTCCTACACTGAATTGGAATCCAAAATAATGTTGCATTTGAAATAGTGGCTAAAATAAAAGTCTATCAAACAGAAAAATGTACAGTTACTACCCaactaaatgtaataattatattattctGGTAATTCTGACGTTTTGAATGATTTTGAAAATTGAATAttgaatgattatgaatgttGTTTATACCTGAAGGTTCCTCTCTCCGCATCTTGGCCACTGAGACGCACATGGATGCCCTCCTTGAGCAGAGAGCCAAAGGCCATGTACTCTCCCAGAGCCCAGTCCACCATCCTGTTCTTGATCATGTCACCACGGCCCTTCAGAATACGACTCAGACCTGTACACAAAGAGCATTATTGTAACAGAACATGAAATgtgtgcatatttacatattattttgTATGTCTAGTGTACCTCCATGAATTGTGAAATCCTCTACGGGTACTGATGACGCCACTTGACCAATGTGGGTCAGATCCTCCTCTGGCAGACCAGTGGATGGGCAGCTCATACTCTTGGGCTGGCCATCCAGAGTAAAAAAACCTGCACACCAAACACAATGAATTTACTGTAAGATCCACCAATCCACCAATTTCTTTTTTTGGACTATCATCATAAAGTCTGATACATATTGCAGCTTATTCTGAACTGCCCACTTTCAGATGGCCACAGCAAGATGCACCCAGAGATAAATgtgtaaagattttttttttaggtttaatAAATCACTTTAATTTGAGATAAAATGGAAATTCAACTAACCCATTTATATGTTATAAATCTTATTGTGAATGAATCAtccatttgtgttttatttacttatttatttttatcttgcCTTCATAATTGAAGGATGCAATTCTTTTTAATTCAATAATATACACGTTCACACACACCTGGCCAGGGGGAGTCCAGCCAGTGCTTGATGTGGAGGATCTTCTCATCCTTTGAGCGAGCATGAGCTTCCTCACAGATTTTGTCATACTTGGAAATCTCTTCCTATGGACAGAGATGAGAAACACATTATAAGGACAGCTGAAGATACTAGGCAGCTAATTGGATCTGGGCAGGACTGACTGACCTCATACTCTTGTCGTGAGACGGCACCTTCGGCAATGAGCTTCTCAGCATATTTCTGAAGAACTCCTTTCTGTTTCTTGATCTGTTTGTACATCAGTGGCTGGGTGAACATCGGCTCATCCATCTCGTTGTGGCCGTTACGG of the Megalobrama amblycephala isolate DHTTF-2021 linkage group LG12, ASM1881202v1, whole genome shotgun sequence genome contains:
- the ogdha gene encoding oxoglutarate (alpha-ketoglutarate) dehydrogenase a (lipoamide) isoform X3, which gives rise to MHRLRTCAARLRPITASQTAKNLSQQRPAATPRTFQPFRCYTAPVAAEPFLNGTSSNYVEEMYYAWLENPKSVHKSWDIFFRNANAGAPPGTAYQSPPPLGVSLAGLTQAQSLVGAQPNVEKLVEDHLAVQSLIRAYQIRGHHVAQLDPLGIMDADLDSCVPTDIITSSDKLGFYGLEESDLDKVFRLPTTTFIGGNESALPLREIIRRLEMAYCQHIGVEFMFINDLDQCQWIRQKFERPGVMQFSLEEKRTLLARMVRSTRFEEFLQRKWSSEKRFGLEGCESLIPALKTIIDKSSQNGVDAVIMGMPHRGRLNVLANVIRKELEQIFCQFDSKLEAADEGSGDVKYHLGMYHRRINRVTDRNITLSLVANPSHLEAVNPVVQGKTKADQFYCGDTDGNRVMSILLHGDAAFAGQGIVYETFHLSDLPSYTTHGTVHVVVNNQIGFTTDPRMARSSPYPTDVARVVNAPIFHVNADDPEAVMYVCNVAAEWRATFHKDVVVDLVCYRRNGHNEMDEPMFTQPLMYKQIKKQKGVLQKYAEKLIAEGAVSRQEYEEEISKYDKICEEAHARSKDEKILHIKHWLDSPWPGFFTLDGQPKSMSCPSTGLPEEDLTHIGQVASSVPVEDFTIHGGLSRILKGRGDMIKNRMVDWALGEYMAFGSLLKEGIHVRLSGQDAERGTFSHRHHVLHDQNVDKRICIPMNHISPNQAPYTVCNSSLSEYGVLGFELGFAMASPNALVLWEAQFGDFHNTAQCIIDQFICPGQAKWVRQNGIVLLLPHGMEGMGPEHSSARPERFLQMCNDDPDFNPKITDDFEVRQLYDCNWIVVNCSNPANYFHVMRRQILLPFRKPLIIFTPKSLLRHPEAKSSFDQMLPGTYFQRVIPDDGLAAQNPSEVKRIVFCTGKIYYELTRERKARNMENSVAITRIEQLSPFPFDLVKAETDKYPNADLVWCQEEHKNQGYYDYVKPRMRTTINRAKPVWYAGREPAAAPATGNKNTHLLELKRFLDTAFNLDAFKDHI
- the ogdha gene encoding oxoglutarate (alpha-ketoglutarate) dehydrogenase a (lipoamide) isoform X5, coding for MLIRGHHVAQLDPLGIMDADLDSCVPTDIITSSDKLDLTHVKKRLSALTIGESEFHFAEISQTCNWEKGFYGLEESDLDKVFRLPTTTFIGGNESALPLREIIRRLEMAYCQHIGVEFMFINDLDQCQWIRQKFERPGVMQFSLEEKRTLLARMVRSTRFEEFLQRKWSSEKRFGLEGCESLIPALKTIIDKSSQNGVDAVIMGMPHRGRLNVLANVIRKELEQIFCQFDSKLEAADEGSGDVKYHLGMYHRRINRVTDRNITLSLVANPSHLEAVNPVVQGKTKADQFYCGDTDGNRVMSILLHGDAAFAGQGIVYETFHLSDLPSYTTHGTVHVVVNNQIGFTTDPRMARSSPYPTDVARVVNAPIFHVNADDPEAVMYVCNVAAEWRATFHKDVVVDLVCYRRNGHNEMDEPMFTQPLMYKQIKKQKGVLQKYAEKLIAEGAVSRQEYEEEISKYDKICEEAHARSKDEKILHIKHWLDSPWPGFFTLDGQPKSMSCPSTGLPEEDLTHIGQVASSVPVEDFTIHGGLSRILKGRGDMIKNRMVDWALGEYMAFGSLLKEGIHVRLSGQDAERGTFSHRHHVLHDQNVDKRICIPMNHISPNQAPYTVCNSSLSEYGVLGFELGFAMASPNALVLWEAQFGDFHNTAQCIIDQFICPGQAKWVRQNGIVLLLPHGMEGMGPEHSSARPERFLQMCNDDPDFNPKITDDFEVRQLYDCNWIVVNCSNPANYFHVMRRQILLPFRKPLIIFTPKSLLRHPEAKSSFDQMLPGTYFQRVIPDDGLAAQNPSEVKRIVFCTGKIYYELTRERKARNMENSVAITRIEQLSPFPFDLVKAETDKYPNADLVWCQEEHKNQGYYDYVKPRMRTTINRAKPVWYAGREPAAAPATGNKNTHLLELKRFLDTAFNLDAFKDHI